The sequence tcgtgtcacgtggcgctcgcgcaaaattgaaaacacacaatggcttcgaaacttacttccgcgagaatcagacatgctaaCTTAGGATAACAAATGTaagtttacataatcaacgtttgtaattcctacatattttacctaaaaacaataaatcagtgggtataggtataaaaacttaatAATCAGATTTAAGAGCAGGCATATTGCTGCGTATTGAGAGTACGGcttgagtattatattctttggtaCGGCTTTATttaattgccgcctttttctactgtcaagatctggttgaccaaatataaatataaagtaaaGGTATTCAAGTtaactcgtttttttttataggttttggAAAGCATCCTTAAGTATAGCATCATTTTTAGCACACATTTTTTAAGGTTTTTGAGTTACGAGAATATTACAGGATTTGTCTATTTGGAAAAATATTAATGAGAATGAATGTTTAATGgatacttggaggatataatcaaacggagacgccatttctgtacaaaacagtctgccgatttttgcgggggaggggaacgtcaaatgtatgcgtaacgtaaaaatagccatgtcagataaacgtcagtccatacattgtgtatgaccgttggccgcctattttcgacagaggggaaagcctgttaatggctactccgtttagttgtatcctccaagaatgGATATGACTAAATAACTGGAAGAGACGCTTTTAGGccgcctttacacctgtaagttttactgacgtaagtagggacaaagctatttgttagaatgagataacgatattcatctctcattctgtggtatagctgtgtccctacttacgtaaaacttacaggtgtaaaggcggCCTTACTCAAAGtactataaaaattaaaactactgaACACATTGATATCGGAATTGACCTAATATGaatagtatagctggtcaagcagatcttgtcagtagaaaaaggcgcgaaattcaaattttctatgggacgacatcccttcgcgcttacatttttcaaatttgccgcctttttctactgacaagatctgcttgaccagttaTATTTACTGAAGACGTTTACCGGATTgaactcaaaagaaaaaaaatctacttatgacaacttggaggatataatcaaacggagacgccatgtctgtaattttctgtacaaaacagtctgccgatttttgcgggggaggggaacgtcaaatgtatgcgtaacgtaaaaatagccatgtcagataaacgtcagtccatacattgtgtatgaccgttggccgcctattttcgacagaggggaaagcctgttaatggctactccgtttagttgtatcctccaagtatgACAAGGCAGTATGGCTTAGAGCTTTaaggccaagccacaccggatgcgtgtgcgtgcacgtacgcgtcccgctgcgttgtagaatacgaaaacTCAGCCTGTCCAGATGgacgaagaaaaaaaaaaaaaaggtttttgacACATGTCAATGTCACATCCACAAATGCCACAATTTGATATTTCAGTGTAGTCTAAAATTCCACAGATTTCACtattttcagtattttcacTTCACTTCGTATCATAGagtatattataattatcttcGTATTAGGTTGACGCCAGGCGCTTGGACgccgtttatttatttttcgtgcAAGCTTTTTACTATTAACCAAGATGAGTTATATGCTGGGGCATCTGCACAACGGCTGGCAAGTGGACCAAGCTATTTTGTCCGAGGAGGACCGAGTTGTGGTAAGTTTTATCGTATTTTTTTGCAGGTTATGAATGCTTTCACTTTTCTAGAATAGAGACAAGTGAAAGCATTCATAACCTGCAATCTATCACTTGAAATGAAAGCATGCCTCTTATGAATGTTTCCTAAAACAAATTCTCGCTCGTGCGCGAGCATACGCCAAGTTTTACATTGAAAGAAAAATCGATTAATTTGTTTGTAGGTGATTCGTTTCGGCCACGACTGGGACCCGACATGCATGAAGATGGATGAGGTGCTCTACAGTATCGCAGAGAAGGTCAAGAACTTTGCAGTCATATACCTTGTGGATATCACTGAAGTCCCAGATTTCAACAAAATGTAAGTGACTGTTGAATGTTTGCATGTTTACACTTCACATATCATATTCTTCCTCTTCACACAACACTTTGTAAGGAATAATGTAAAACAGTGGGTAAAAGTCATGGATCTTACCATTAGATAAACATCTTTAGGGTTAACTCAGATACCTAGAATAGACTAGAAACTAATTGCTCTATCACTTTTGTTGGTTGTTAAATATTGTCACAACTTCATACCTCACGGTTGTCACCACAGGTCTCTTTTATGTAATGCTCTCTTTGATTGTCCTTTTTATTGCGAGCCTTGAATTGAAGCTTGACCCACTCCGTGTATTCCCATAAAAACCCAAGATTTTCCTATGGTGAGATTCATAGTCACTTCTTAAATACCACCTTTCTTCCTTCAACTAGTTCAACTTTACCAATGTATATTTATGTTGTACAGGTATGAGTTGTACGACCCCTGCACGGTAATGTTCTTTTTCCGCAACAAGCACATCATGATAGACTTGGGCACGGGCAACAACAACAAGATCAACTGGCCGCTGGAGGACAAGCAGGAGATGGTGGACATCTTGGAGACCGTGTACCGGGGAGCGCGCAAGGGCCGCGGTCTAGTCGTCTCTCCTAAGGATTACTCTACTAAGTACCGCTACTGAGCTCCCacactttttatttttgtggagATTTATCTTACTGTGAAAAGAGTCATAATATAGGAAGAAAAGACAGGCAGAGTCAATGTGAATGTATAGTATACAGACAGAGGAAAGAAAATATACTCAGATTTATGAATTTGTCCCGAGTAACTTTTCCCTTTATAGGCCGATTCTGAATAGTAGGTAATATTACGGGCattgttttaaatgtttgtGTGTATAGGAGGTAAATGtatgttaattaaatttaagGCATTTTAGATATTATCTGTGTTTTTATAGTTAAACCCTTGCCCCTTAACCCTTTGATATAATAAAGCATTAGTTATACTAACAGTttgctttaaccttttaaccgccagcaatttttgatcgagcgtgctcgtgtcaccatcgacagtaattgtaccacgcagagtaaggttggcatagttacgggagttataaatgtgctgtaaaaaccaaatcagatctttgtcttatttatcagactgtggcgaaacgagctggatatgtaatgtcttatatattagactctggcggttaaagggcacagacaatccaacctctagactgagcttatgCCAATTCTTTAATGAAAccaatgctgccaaaaatacgggggtgcggggggacgaggagagcgaatcccgtgccgtgattggtccgttcaaagacacggaccaatcacggcacgggattgactcgaagatggagtaacgctaccgtatgtgtggcagagggggtagcgcgactatgctatgtctagaggttggattgttaTCTTATTAGTTACCTCCCGAGACCCAGAACTAGTTGCTTTGTTTTTGTATTTGGAACCCTTATACAACAGAAGTTCCAAatagattgttttttttaacatagggGAGCAGACAAGGAATGAAACGGCAAATACGTTTGTTGTAAGTTTATTCAGTCTTGCACAGACGATCGCTTTGTTCGGCGGCCGCCGGTGGGGACACATGACTAGACACCGGCGCCGGGGGGGGGAGGGGAACGGCCTCGCTCCTTACATTACAATACACTTCccgacattatttatttttggttaaaaatttacatagcaaatattttcaacttaaataaaacctaaatgtattagTAACAAGAGAAAGCTTTTTCAGGGAACGCGTGAAAAGTGGCACGTCGTCGGAGGCAAAATAATTCTGCTATAAATCGGCGAAAGGTAAATTAGTAACATTAGGATAACAAATTCCTATGAGATAGTTTAATCAGAAAAGTGGCTTAGAGGTAGGAACGTTCGGGAAGCGTATCGTGATATAAGTCGGGGTCGAGGGTTCAGTTATGTTTGCGGGGCTGCGGGTCGGCGCGCCAGTCGAAGGCGGCCGGCGCCCAGATGGAGGCGAGCGAGTGGAAGGGGTCGAAGGCGCGCACGGGGGCGGGGCCGGCGACGGCGGGGGCGGGGCCCGGCCGCGCGAGCGGGACGGCGCGCGGCGCGAACCCGGGCGGCGGCCGCAGCGTGCTCGCCCACGGCGGCCCGCTCCACGGCGAGCCGATGGTGCCGTACGCGTGCGCCCCGCCCGAGGCGGGACTCTCGTCTGGAAACGAACGGTTATCGTTGGAACACGTTTCGAGATAAAAACGTACGCGTTTATGCTTAGCACGCattgcggtttttaaaaagcggttccgctaccgcaaaaaatgtaacgtacggcattctttataagcgcacgcacttgcgatttaagaatgccgtacgttacattttttgcggtagcggaaccgctttttaaaaaccgcagcgCGTGCTAAGCCTCATGAACGTTAAAAAGAGAAACTCCCGCTCCGGCTAAACGGTGAAAAGACATCTATTTTTTGGTCCGAACCAAAATCACGCCAAGGAAGAGCGACCCCACTCACCTCGGTAGTCGCCGACGGCGGGCGGCTCGCGCCGGTGCGGGCGCCAGCCGACGGCGTAGTCGTcgccggcgcgcggcgcgggcggcgggcgcggcgcgtGCGCGTCGTTGTAGTAGAACAGCGAGTGGTcgggctgcggcgccggcggcggcggcgagcggCGCGCGGGCTCGGGCGCGGCGCCGGCCGCCACCACGCTGGACCACGACGCGCCCCAGCgcagcgccggcgccgccgggggccgcgccggcgccgccagcagagccgtcgccgccgccgccgccgccgccggccgctCGCTGCGCCGCTTCGACACCTGGAACGCGCAATCTCACTTAGAACATTTGGAAGTGCTCCACACGCGAATAttagaactatttttttttttttaatttattaagaaacaaacagtcttgtACAACAGATAAGTATATAGAGTAACATTCTTCTAGTAATAGACTTATAGTTTCctatatgtaaacaaatattataataaaaacttaaattatacTGCCCCCCtacattttctaaaaattaaaaactcatACTAAAACAAACGACCGGAGTTAGGTACCTAGTAATTTTCTATTTATAACCGAACACCGACCGAATATACGGGGtgaattttctttttgggtcagcgAGGGCGGCTCCCGGATCCCGTGccgctacgagaaaacggtctcagcagaccttccctcgattttaaattaatgaagattggcttttacagattttgaaaaaaacatacagggtgcgagaaaaaattcatttttgacaaacttttttttgatgccaatcgatcccattcctgttgaggatcaaaagcttttatgggaccaaaaaaaaattccggctagaaaagccacaaatcgaggaaaacttttcccatacaatttttcacatgctatttttgtatgccaatcgattctattcctatctagtatcaatagccATGGACAATAAATATCAGGTCGATGCAGTGTATACAGATTTCGCAAAGGCGTTTGATAAAATTTCTTATATAATACGCTCTTATTAAAACTATGGAACCTTGGTGTGCATGGTGACCTTTTCCGGTGGGTTAAATCATACGTAGAAAACAGTTCACAAGCGGTAGTACTGGGAGGTTTTTTCAAAGTCTGTAATAGTCaattttcattaatttgaaatggagggaaggtctcctaagaccgttttctcgtagcggCACGGGATCCGGGAGCCGCCCTCACTGATCCAAAATGAAAATCCACCCCGTATAAAATCACATTTACCTTGTCTTTACGAGTATGGtgtttcccgggcggggcgcgcggcCTCACCGGGggctcgccgcgccgcgtgggCGAGCCGGCCTCCCGCCGGGCCGCGCGCGCCGACGCCGAGCCGCGCGgctccggcggcggcggcggcggcgcgcgcggcggcggcgccggggCCGAGGCCGGCGAGTCGGCGTCGTCCGGCGGGGACGACGAGTCCGAGCCGGACGCGGCGTCCGAGTCGGTCGGCGTGCGCGGCGGCTCCTCCGCGTCCGGCTCCGTGTCGGACGCGTCcggcggcggccgcggcggGGCGGGCTCCGCGTCGGGGCGAGGCGGCGCGTCGGCGTCCTCGCTCGACCGGGACGACGAGTCCTCCGCTCGCGGCGCGTCGCGCCCCAGCATCTCCGCCCGCCAGCGCTCGAAGGCTCGCCGCTCGGCCGCCGGGTCgagcggcgcgggcgcgcggcgcgggcggcggcggcgcggcgcggcgggcgcgggggGCGGGGCGGGCGGCTCGCGCGCCAGCGCCCGCAGGTcgagcggcgcgcgcggcgccggcgcctggCGAGCGTCCCGCGCGCGGCGCAGCAGCCGCTCGGCGTcgagcgcggcggcggcgagcaCCAGCGCGAGCGCGACGACGGCGAGCAGCGCGCCGGCCGCGCGCAGCGCCGGCTCCCACGCCGGCCGGGGCCGCTGGCGCGCGCACGCGGGCAGCAGGCGCGCGGGCACCGCGCCCAGGAGCCTGAACGCCGCCGGCCCGGAGTCGGAGCGGAGCGTCAGCGGGCAGGGGACTCGCGCGAGCGAGCAGTCTGTTCTGAAGGACAACGTCAACGCGCGGGTCTCGTTGGGTTGTAGGGTGAGCGGGCCGCACGGGTCGAGCCGGAAGCCGCGCGCGGCGCAGGGCTCGCCGGCGAGGCGCCAGGCGCGCAGGCGCAGCGGCACGGCGCCGGTGTTGCGCGCCGCCACCGTGCGCCGGACCTCCCAGCGGGACGagtccgggccggggccggcggCCTCGCACTCTTGGCCCTCCTCGCAATCCGGAATCTGGAGGAACGTCATCGTTTTATTACTACCTTGCACAAAATGATGGTCTGTTTGTACCGACTTCCATTTAGATTGAGGTGGTACTCAAATAATCCAATTGAATAGTTGGGAAAACGGCTGagctaatttgaaaaaaaaaaaaaaaaaaagattaataaCAATAAGCTACTTCAAGAACCAGTTAATTCCATGAAATCAGAATCAGATGCCAGGATCTGGATCGGGATAAGTCGAGGCAACTTGTCCCCGTAGTATAGACCAACACCGCGCGTGTACCTGCAGCAGTATGGGCGCGTGCTGCGCGTGCGCGCGGCGGCCGCCCAGCTCGAAGCGCGGCACGGCGCCGCGCCCGCCCAGCTGCACCGCCTCCACTATCGTTAAATTATTCCTGCAACAAACAATGCTCATATTATTCTTCACTTTGGGTTTAAGGACCGCAACGAATTTTtccgtcttttttttttttcattttatcgaCCGAAGTTTGAATCCATGATTTCAGACCACCTAAACTAAAAGCTCCGGCGGTCTTCACCTTGGATCTGAATTTGCAAACGTATGAAGAACATTTCCTTTCATTTGTGATTAAGCATTTGATAGTTTCGGTCCAGAACACAAACGTAAtcgtataacataaaaaaaacaatatagatGATCCGGACCCCTGACCGTACCGGAGTCGCGACGCCGCTACAGTACTCCTTCAGTAAGTTAGTAGGTGTTGTAGCGGTTACAATAAtaggtaaaaagcggccaagtgcgagtcggactcgcccatgaagggttccgtatttaggcgatttatgacgtattaaaaaaaaacgacttgctagacctcgttcaaaccaattttcggtggaagtttacatggtaatgtacatcatatatttttttagttttatcattctcttattttagaagttacaggggggggacacacattttaccactttggaagtgtctctcgcgcaaactattcagtttagaaaaaaatgatattagaaacctcaatatcatttttgaagacctatccatagataccccacacgtatgggtttgatgaaaaaaaaaattttgagtttcagttcgaagtatggggaaccccaaaaatttattgtttttttttctatttttgtgtgaaaatcttaatgcggttcgcagaatacatctacttaccaagtttcaacagtatagttcttatagtttcggagaaaagtggctgtgacatacggacggacagacagacggacagacggacagacagacagacagacagacatgacgaatctataagggttccgttttttgccatttggctacggaaccctaataataccTAAGGTAGAGCACCGCCGAATACATCTCGGCGTCGGGCGGCTGGAAGTCTATCTTCAGTTCTATCTCCGCGTCGGGGCCGAGCAGCAGCGCGGGCAGCGCGCCGCCGTCCCGCTCGCGCGGCGCGCCGTCCCGCTCCCGCAGCGCggccgcggcgccgcgcacggcGCGCCACGCGCTCGCCGCGAACACGCCGGCCACGTGCGAGCACTGCCTGTGCGCGCACTCTTCTATCTCCAAACTGGAACATATTAGTTAATATTTGGGGGTTAAGTTGCACAGATAGATCTAGAACGAACTAAACTTTTCACAGCTTGTACtatgggcacagaataaatattaatatttcataAAGAATGGACCCTCGACACCCCccgaaccatagagaaaaaatatacatagagtgctcactccatacatcagttttagtaccaaaaagactattagcatctagcatcgagtagcggaactatcagtactgctacttgacaatagatgtagcaccgaccggaaagccttatgctgttgagataagactttccggtcggtgctacatctattgtcaagtagcagtactgatagttccgctactcgatgctagatgctaatagtctttttggtactaaaactgatgtatggagtgagcactctatgtatttttttctctatgccccgaACGGAATTTGTCATGACCCAGTTTGTCTATAGATTGACAGATCTCAAATAGATTAGCAATGCAATGATGAAATGTTCAAATATTAGTATATTGTGCCACGAATGGGTGCTTGTCGATTTCagtattaagttttttttataccataATTACGTCAAAATGCGTCAAATTGTCTGCCGATTGCCGCCGCTAAGCCGCGCGATGTCGTTCCCGGGTTGTAAGGCCGTCTTCACATTAGACGCGGATCCGGACATCGCTCCGGAGAGCGAGCGGAACATCCCTATGAACACGCGTAACGCTTTCTCGCTCCCTCGACACTCACAGTATATCGTCGGCCAGCACGGCGGCGGTGTAGCCGGCCACGGAGACGTGCACGGCGAGCGGGTGCGGCGCGGGGTTGCGCACGCGCAGCCAGCGCGCGGCGGGCGCGCCCACGCCGGCCAGCCCCGCCCACCCCGCGCCGGCCCCGCCCACCAGCCGCGGCCAGCCCACGCGCACCCAGCCCGACACCGGGATGCGGACCATctgcaatagggatgatgacacatgttgaattttatatcaaaatctagtaaaatagatagcaaatgtgcAATTAATCACGATAttgtggaaataaaaaaaaatatatggaaataatacaaaaatacagcacctgaaagtttcaaaataaaagttgtatttaacttctaaaaacgaaataagtaagcataccattcgattcctcacattttacccaaataaagattttatagcaactatatacataaaagcaatatttcaccgacaaaaacgcagtTTTCTTGTtctgttcatacttcaagatgcgctcacagagaccttgacgtcacgttcatatgTCAATTTGTTCGGGACGTTTCGCCAGTGAAGTACGAcggtcggactttgactatcatttctgacttttgtattgctttaatgcaatgggtcccacagagacatttgatcctagaaacaaacctgattaattgataccataaatgaaaatttgtcatgtagcctattggtaCACGAACATTTTTAATTCGTCATCGACTCGTTAATCATGGACTATCATCTCCATTTTTATTACCTTAGAAATACACATTAAGAAAAGGGTCTCGCCGATCCCCGCCGTCCGAGCCGCTCTTGTCTCTGGCCACTCACCTCGGTGGTGTCTATGGCGAGCGACACGTTCCTCACGGCGCGCAGCCGCTCCGTGTCGTACAACGCGCGCCTCCTCCCCAACAACTCCAAGTCGGCCTCCAGCGAGGTTCGCAGCCACTCCTCCTTGTCTCTGGCCACTCACCTCGGTGGTGTCTATGGCGAGCGACACGTTCCTCACGGCGCGCAGCCGCTTCGTGTCGTACAACGCGCGCCTCCTCCCCAACAACTCCAAGTCGGCCTCCAGCGAGGTTCGCAGCCACTCCTCCTTGTCTCTGGCCACTCACCTCGGTGGTGTCTATGGCGAGCGACACGTTCCTCACGGCGCGCAGCCGCTCCGTGTCGTACAACGCGCGCCTCCTCCCCAACAACTCCAAGTCGGCCTCCAGCGAGGTTCGCAGCCACTCCTCCTTGTCTCTGGCCACTCACCTCGGTGGTGTCTATGGCGAGCGACACGTTCCTCACGGCGCGCAGCCGCTCCGTGTCGTACAACGCGCGCCTCCTCCCCAACAACTCCAAGTCGGCCTCCAGCGAGGTTCGCAGCCACTCCTCCTTGTCTCTGGCCACTCACCTCGGTGGTGTCTATGGCGAGCGACACGTTCCTCACGGCGCGCAGCCGCTCCGTGTCGTACAACGCGCGCCTCCTCCCCAACAACTCCAAGTCGGCCTCCAGCGAGGTTCGCAGCCACTCCTCCTTGTCTCTGGCCACTCACCTCGGTGGCGTCTATGGCGAGCGACACGTTCCTCACGGCGCGCAGCCGCTCCGTGTCGTACAACGCGCGCCTCCTCCCCAACAACTCCAAGTCGGCCTCCAGCGAGGTTCGCAGCCACTCCTCCTTGTCTCTGGCCACTCACCTCGGTGGTGTCTATGGCGAGCGACAAGTTCCTCACGGCACGCAGCCGCTCCGTGTCGTACAACGCGCGCCTCCTCCCCAACAACTCCAAGTCGGCCTCCAGCGAGGTTCGCAGCCACTCCTCCTTGTCTCTGGCCACTCACCTCGGTGGTGTCTATGGCGAGCGACACGTTCCTCACGGCGCGCAGCCGCTCCGTGTCGTACAACGCGCGCCTCCTCCCCAACAACTCCAAGTCGGCCTCCAGCGAGGTTCGCAGCCACTCCTCCTTGTCTCTGGCCACTCACCTCGGTGGTGTCTATGGCGAGCGACACGTTCCTCACGGCGCGCAGCCGCTCCGTGTCGTACAACGCGCGCCTCCTCCCCAACAACTCCAAGTCGGCCTCCAGCGAGGTTCGCAGCCACTCCTCCTTGTCTCTGGCCACTCACCTCGGTGGTGTCTATGGCGAGCGACACGTTCCTCACGGCGCGCAGCCGCTCCGTGTCGTACAACGCGCGCCTCCTCCCCAACAACTCCAAGTCGGCCTCCAGCGAGGTTCGCAGCCACTCCTCCTTGTCTCTGGCCACTCACCTCGGTGGTGTCTATGGCGAGCGACACGTTCCTCACGGCGCGCAGCCGCTCCGTGTCGTACAAC comes from Cydia amplana chromosome 15, ilCydAmpl1.1, whole genome shotgun sequence and encodes:
- the LOC134654691 gene encoding thioredoxin-like protein 4A, with the protein product MSYMLGHLHNGWQVDQAILSEEDRVVVIRFGHDWDPTCMKMDEVLYSIAEKVKNFAVIYLVDITEVPDFNKMYELYDPCTVMFFFRNKHIMIDLGTGNNNKINWPLEDKQEMVDILETVYRGARKGRGLVVSPKDYSTKYRY